A stretch of the Halomonas sp. CH40 genome encodes the following:
- a CDS encoding ABC transporter ATP-binding protein, translating into MAEPALSIRGLTKVYDNGFHALKGIDLDVQQGDFFALLGPNGAGKSTTLGAVCSLVQKTSGKITIFGIDTDRDFAKAKYQLGVVPQEFNFNQFEKVLDIVLAQAGYYGMTRREALPRAEKLLTDLGLWDKRNGSARMLSGGMKRRLMIARALMHRPKLLILDEPTAGVDIELRRSMWEYLRRINRDEGTTIILTTHYLEEAESLCRNIAIINHGDIIRNTSVRALLKELNTETFLLDITQPLDKAPEVEGFELSLVEPTQLALVFHRGQELNDVFEALSQQGIKVVSMRNRANRLEEMFVSMVEAGNHAIDQKAAEEGIPANQGSASAKEARA; encoded by the coding sequence ATGGCCGAACCGGCACTGTCGATTCGTGGGCTTACCAAAGTCTACGACAACGGCTTTCATGCTTTAAAAGGCATTGATCTTGATGTGCAGCAAGGCGATTTCTTCGCCCTGCTGGGGCCTAACGGCGCGGGCAAATCCACGACTTTGGGCGCCGTCTGTTCGCTAGTGCAGAAAACCAGCGGCAAGATCACTATTTTCGGTATCGATACAGATCGCGACTTTGCCAAGGCAAAGTATCAGCTGGGTGTGGTACCGCAGGAATTCAACTTCAACCAGTTCGAGAAAGTGCTTGATATCGTGCTGGCTCAGGCGGGTTACTATGGCATGACTCGCCGTGAAGCGCTGCCAAGGGCAGAAAAGCTGCTGACCGATCTGGGCTTATGGGACAAGCGCAACGGCAGCGCCCGTATGCTGTCTGGCGGGATGAAACGCCGCCTGATGATTGCCCGGGCGCTTATGCATCGCCCCAAACTGCTGATTCTGGATGAGCCGACCGCCGGTGTGGACATTGAGCTGCGCCGTAGCATGTGGGAATACTTGCGCCGCATCAACCGCGATGAAGGCACTACGATTATTCTCACCACACACTATCTGGAAGAGGCCGAAAGCCTGTGCCGTAATATCGCCATCATCAACCACGGCGATATTATCCGTAATACCAGCGTGCGCGCCTTGCTCAAAGAGCTGAATACAGAAACCTTCCTGCTCGATATCACTCAGCCACTTGATAAAGCCCCGGAAGTGGAAGGCTTTGAGCTGAGCCTGGTAGAGCCTACCCAGTTAGCCCTGGTGTTCCATCGTGGGCAGGAATTGAACGATGTGTTTGAGGCGCTCAGCCAGCAGGGCATCAAGGTGGTGTCCATGCGTAACCGTGCCAACCGTCTGGAAGAAATGTTTGTCTCCATGGTAGAGGCGGGCAATCACGCCATCGACCAGAAAGCCGCTGAAGAGGGGATTCCAGCCAACCAGGGCTCTGCATCGGCTAAGGAGGCGCGCGCATGA
- a CDS encoding ABC transporter permease yields the protein MNAMQTLVALWTVVLKEIKRFTRIWPQTLLPPSITMTMYFIIFGNLIGSRIGAMDGFTYMDFIVPGLIMMAVITNSYSNVASSFFSNKFQRSVEEMMVSPMPSWVILSGYIFGGMARGLGVGLIVTLVSLFFTRLTLEHPFLTLLVVVLTSALFSIGGFINALLANKFDDISIVPTFILTPLTYLGGVFYSISMLPDFWQAVSMLNPILYMVNVFRYGFLGVSDIPVGWALAAIFGFILVLFVVALKMLERGKGIRA from the coding sequence ATGAATGCAATGCAAACGCTGGTCGCCTTGTGGACGGTGGTGCTTAAAGAGATCAAGCGCTTTACCCGTATCTGGCCACAGACGCTTTTGCCGCCGTCCATTACCATGACGATGTACTTCATCATCTTCGGTAACCTGATCGGTTCGCGGATCGGGGCGATGGATGGCTTTACTTATATGGATTTCATCGTGCCGGGGCTGATCATGATGGCGGTGATCACCAACAGCTACTCCAACGTGGCCTCTAGTTTCTTCTCGAACAAGTTTCAGCGTTCGGTGGAAGAAATGATGGTCTCGCCGATGCCAAGCTGGGTCATTCTGTCGGGCTACATCTTTGGCGGCATGGCCCGTGGTTTGGGGGTTGGCCTGATAGTGACGCTTGTGTCGCTATTTTTTACCCGTCTCACCCTGGAGCATCCCTTCCTGACCCTGCTGGTGGTGGTGTTAACCTCGGCACTGTTCTCGATTGGCGGCTTTATCAATGCGCTGCTGGCCAACAAATTTGATGATATTTCTATCGTGCCAACCTTTATTCTGACCCCGCTGACCTATCTGGGCGGTGTGTTCTACTCGATTTCCATGCTGCCGGACTTCTGGCAGGCTGTTTCCATGCTCAACCCGATTCTGTATATGGTCAACGTCTTCCGCTATGGCTTTCTGGGCGTGTCGGATATACCGGTTGGCTGGGCGTTAGCGGCCATTTTTGGCTTTATACTGGTGCTGTTTGTGGTGGCGTTGAAAATGCTGGAACGCGGTAAGGGGATTCGCGCATGA
- a CDS encoding YiiD C-terminal domain-containing protein: protein MASRPERQPGIAHPRLPLPEGPEDLLDFQRWLEEAIPMVAALGIQAMSEEEGALIWQLALAPSLNDKGTGFGGALTAQATLQGWCWVTLFLRQQGLQRDVVVADASQRFIAPVTDDYRMICTPEEPAGSQLLADKLQTRGKGSITLKQQLFCGDTLCLEATGRYVVLAST from the coding sequence ATGGCCAGCAGACCCGAACGTCAGCCTGGCATTGCTCACCCACGCCTGCCATTGCCGGAAGGCCCGGAAGACCTGCTAGACTTTCAGCGCTGGCTGGAAGAGGCGATCCCTATGGTAGCTGCGCTGGGGATTCAAGCGATGAGCGAGGAGGAGGGCGCCCTGATATGGCAGCTAGCGCTCGCGCCCAGCCTGAACGACAAAGGCACCGGCTTTGGTGGCGCCCTGACCGCCCAGGCCACCCTGCAAGGCTGGTGCTGGGTAACACTCTTTCTGCGTCAGCAAGGCTTGCAGCGTGATGTGGTCGTCGCCGATGCCAGCCAGCGCTTTATCGCCCCGGTCACCGATGACTACCGGATGATATGTACCCCCGAGGAGCCTGCAGGCTCTCAGCTATTGGCCGATAAACTGCAAACCCGTGGGAAGGGCAGTATCACCCTCAAGCAGCAGCTTTTTTGTGGCGACACCCTCTGCCTTGAAGCAACAGGGCGCTACGTTGTACTAGCCAGCACCTGA
- the queF gene encoding NADPH-dependent 7-cyano-7-deazaguanine reductase QueF (Catalyzes the NADPH-dependent reduction of 7-cyano-7-deazaguanine (preQ0) to 7-aminomethyl-7-deazaguanine (preQ1) in queuosine biosynthesis), with the protein MSHRPETLANAPLGRESNYPEQYDAGLLYPIARAANRAPLGIDDTALPFTGEDEWHAFEMSWLNQRGKPIVAVARFTSPAESPHLIESKSWKLYLNSFNQTHFASSAAVSKRLVEDLSKAAGAPVKVELLDVDSPELAPQTLPGECLDELDIAVAAYTPSATHLEVGDEQVEETLYSHLLKSNCPVTGQPDWGSVLIRYKGRKIERESLLRYVIGYRQHQDFHEHCVEHIFTDLMRVAAPDELLVLARYVRRGGLDISPWRATPGMAPPRPLRLARQ; encoded by the coding sequence ATGAGTCATCGTCCTGAAACCCTTGCCAACGCACCGCTTGGGCGGGAATCAAACTACCCGGAGCAGTATGACGCCGGGCTTTTATATCCCATTGCTCGCGCTGCGAATCGTGCTCCTCTGGGCATTGATGACACTGCGCTGCCGTTTACCGGTGAAGATGAATGGCATGCCTTTGAAATGAGCTGGCTTAACCAGCGTGGCAAGCCGATTGTCGCCGTGGCGCGCTTTACGTCGCCAGCGGAATCGCCGCACCTGATTGAATCCAAATCCTGGAAACTCTATCTCAACAGCTTTAACCAGACCCATTTTGCAAGCTCTGCAGCGGTTAGCAAGCGTCTGGTGGAGGATCTTTCCAAGGCTGCCGGTGCCCCAGTCAAGGTTGAGTTGCTTGATGTCGACAGCCCAGAGCTTGCGCCTCAAACACTACCAGGGGAGTGCCTGGATGAGCTGGATATTGCGGTAGCCGCCTACACGCCTTCGGCTACCCATCTGGAAGTTGGCGATGAGCAGGTGGAAGAAACCCTGTATTCCCACCTGCTGAAATCCAACTGCCCGGTAACCGGCCAGCCTGATTGGGGTAGCGTGCTGATTCGCTATAAAGGCCGTAAGATTGAGCGCGAAAGCCTGTTGCGCTACGTTATTGGCTATCGTCAGCATCAGGATTTTCATGAGCACTGCGTCGAGCATATCTTTACTGACCTGATGCGTGTCGCCGCTCCGGACGAACTGCTGGTGCTAGCCCGCTATGTGCGCCGAGGCGGTCTGGATATCAGCCCCTGGCGGGCAACCCCCGGCATGGCGCCACCTCGCCCGCTGCGATTGGCACGCCAATAA
- a CDS encoding nitroreductase family protein, giving the protein MDALTLLHERSSMGKLMAPAPSSEEMETIYQAALRAPDHKELRPWRFVEFSGEGLDRLGELFAEADFQEDPNADDASLNAARKKPHRAPMVIAMVAKVIPDNPKVPKIEQVISAGCAAHGILLAAHALGYGAMWRSGKYAFDPVVRKGLNLGEEDQVIAFIYLGTLGGRHKPVAQHSTSDFVERWD; this is encoded by the coding sequence ATGGACGCACTGACACTACTGCATGAGCGCAGTTCGATGGGTAAATTGATGGCCCCCGCGCCATCATCTGAAGAGATGGAAACCATCTATCAAGCCGCCCTGCGCGCGCCGGATCACAAGGAGTTACGCCCCTGGCGCTTTGTTGAGTTCAGCGGTGAAGGCCTGGACCGACTGGGAGAACTGTTCGCAGAAGCGGATTTCCAGGAAGACCCCAACGCTGATGATGCCAGCCTCAACGCTGCTCGCAAGAAGCCGCACCGTGCGCCCATGGTGATTGCGATGGTCGCCAAGGTCATCCCGGATAACCCCAAGGTACCCAAAATTGAGCAGGTAATTTCTGCAGGCTGTGCCGCACACGGTATTCTTCTTGCTGCCCATGCGCTGGGCTACGGCGCCATGTGGCGCAGCGGCAAATACGCCTTCGATCCTGTGGTACGCAAGGGGCTGAATCTGGGGGAGGAGGATCAAGTGATTGCCTTTATCTACCTGGGCACCCTGGGCGGGCGGCACAAACCGGTTGCCCAACACAGCACCAGTGACTTTGTTGAGCGCTGGGACTGA